From a single Papaver somniferum cultivar HN1 unplaced genomic scaffold, ASM357369v1 unplaced-scaffold_133, whole genome shotgun sequence genomic region:
- the LOC113333667 gene encoding receptor-like serine/threonine-protein kinase ALE2, with amino-acid sequence MRILMLLLLPLLNFVSSTHGYTWLHLNLSPSVVPNLHLSFGKFSLVHEYSSNNLGLISSLRARHSLHPPAVASSIPARSKQRGSRSSPSRPIEPGTSKPSLGPSTAPAPSPTHLGPVSAPARSPLPRRHGHHKRKHHVVSPGPSTPSGCDQVTCSKPLTTTPIGSPCGCVFPMQVELHAGVSLYQFFPRVGELEVEVAAGTYLKQSQVRIMGASSDTQDQERTVIDIDLVPLGEKFDNTTALLISDRIWQKKLAINMTLFGDYEVVYVNYPGLPSSPQSRGSTSSGPTGSIGGDEQPIVARPTSKNQKMNARTVAVIALSAFVLFLVCFGGVIILLKCKKHGRPTAVGPTFTPSIAKRSGMIRSIRSVSMTSSTSMSLVSAMATCVLSVKAFSLLELEKATDKFSSKRVLGEGGFGRVYHGIMEDETEVAVKMLTREDQSGDREFIAEVEMLSRLHHRNLVKLFGICIEEQQRCLVYELVHNGSVESHLHGVDRSKGSLDWDARMKIALGSARGLAYLHEDSNPRVIHRDFKASNVLLEDDFTPKVSDFGLAREATEGSHHVSTRVMGTFGYVAPEYAMTGHLLVKSDVYSYGVVLLELLSGRQPVDMSQSPGQENLVTWARPLLTTREGLEQLVDPALEGNYNFDNMARVAAIASMCVHSEVTQRPFMGEVVQALKLIYNDIDETCGDICSRKDSSSGLDCDYKGDLGRSNRSWWNTGGFTPRLTYGYASSFITMDYSSGPLDEMDNRPHSISSVVGEGRSLPIKHTNRSGPLRTVRKPAFYRLRGSMSEHGGQPSRLRWTDGFLV; translated from the exons ATGCGGATTTTGATGCTGCTTCTTCTTCCTTTGCTcaattttgtttcttctactCATG GTTATACATGGTTGCATCTAAACTTGTCCCCTTCAGTTGTGCCAAATCTGCATTTATCTTTTGGAAAATTTTCACTGGTTCATG AATATTCATCTAATAACTTGGGTTTAATCTCATCCCTCCGAGCTCGTCATTCTCTGCATCCACCTGCAGTAGCATCGTCTATCCCAG CAAGATCAAAGCAAAGAGGTTCAAGATCTTCTCCATCAAGACCAATAGAGCCAGGGACCAGTAAGCCGTCATTGGGTCCATCAACTGCACCTGCTCCTTCTCCAACACATTTAG GCCCTGTTAGTGCTCCAGCCCGTAGCCCCTTGCCCCGACGTCATGGTCATCATAAAAGGAAACATCATGTAGTCTCACCAGGCCCCTCCACTCCATCAG GTTGTGATCAGGTCACTTGTTCTAAACCGCTTACTACTACTCCCATTGGATCACCTTGTGGCTGTGTGTTTCCTATGCAAGTTGAGCTTCATGCAGGAGTATCTCTGTATCAGTTCTTTCCTCGAGTTGGGGAGCTAGAGGTAGAGGTTGCAGCTGGCACATATTTAAAACAAAGTCAAGTGAGGATTATGGGTGCGAGTTCTGATACTCAAGATCAGGAGAGGACAGTAATAGACATTGATCTGGTTCCATTGGGAGAGAAATTTGATAACACTACTGCCTTACTGATTTCCGATAGGATTTGGCAGAAGAAGCTGGCAATTAATATGACACTCTTTGGTGATTATGAAGTCGTATATGTCAATTATCCAG GGTTACCTTCGTCACCGCAATCCAGAGGTTCAACGAGCAGTGGTCCTACTGGAAGTATTGGAGGCGATGAACAGCCTATAGTTGCCAGGCCTACCAgcaaaaatcaaaagatgaaTGCTAGAACAGTTGCTGTGATCGCTTTATCAGCATTTGTACTTTTCTTGGTATGCTTTGGTGGAGTTATCATCCTCCTCAAGTGTAAGAAGCATGGAAGACCAACTGCTGTTGGTCCCACATTTACACCGTCCATTGCTAAGAGATCTG GTATGATCAGGTCCATCAGATCAGTTAGCATGACAAGCTCAACATCAATGTCGCTTGTTTCTGCTATGGCTACTTGTGTTCTCTCAGTGAAGGCATTTTCACTACTTGAGCTTGAGAAGGCTACAGATAAATTCAGTTCTAAGAGGGTTTTGGGTGAGGGAGGATTTGGTCGAGTTTACCATGGGATCATGGAGGATGAAACTGAGGTTGCTGTCAAGATGCTTACAAGGGAGGACCAAAGTGGAGATCGTGAGTTCATTGCGGAAGTTGAGATGCTAAGCAGATTGCATCACCGTAACCTAGTAAAGCTCTTCGGTATATGTATTGAGGAACAGCAACGCTGCTTGGTATATGAGCTTGTTCACAACGGAAGTGTTGAGTCCCACTTGCACG GCGTGGATAGGAGCAAGGGGTCTCTTGACTGGGATGCTCGGATGAAGATTGCCCTAGGTTCAGCAAGGGGATTAGCATATCTGCACGAGGATTCTAATCCTCGTGTCATTCACAGGGATTTTAAGGCCAGTAATGTTCTACTAGAAGATGATTTTACCCCTAAGGTTTCAGATTTTGGCCTTGCAAGGGAagcaacagaaggtagccatcaTGTTTCAACTCGAGTTATGGGCACTTTTGG GTATGTTGCTCCTGAATATGCAATGACAGGACATTTATTAGTCAAGAGTGATGTGTACAGTTATGGAGTTGTTCTTCTGGAGCTTCTTTCAGGAAGACAACCTGTAGACATGTCCCAATCCCCGGGACAAGAGAATCTTGTAACTTGGGCACGACCACTACTTACAACTAGAGAAGGGCTTGAGCAGTTAGTTGACCCTGCACTAGAAGGAAATTATAACTTCGATAATATGGCACGAGTTGCAGCCATTGCTTCAATGTGTGTCCACTCTGAGGTGACTCAGAGACCCTTCATGGGTGAAGTTGTGCAGGCATTGAAACTCATATACAACGATATTGATGAAACATGTGGAGACATTTGTAGTCGAAAGGATTCTTCATCTGGTCTTGACTGTGATTATAAAGGTGATCTTGGTCGTTCTAATAGGAGTTGGTGGAATACTGGCGGGTTCACTCCACGTTTAACTTATGGGTATGCATCTTCTTTCATCACAATGGATTATAGTTCAGGTCCACTTGATGAAATGGACAACAGACCGCATTCGATATCAAGTGTGGTAGGAGAAGGAAGATCTTTACCGATTAAGCACACAAATAGATCAGGTCCGCTGAGAACAGTCCGGAAACCGGCATTTTACCGACTAAGAGGAAGTATGAGCGAGCATGGAGGGCAACCTTCACGCCTTAGATGGACAGATGGGTTTTTGGTATAA